The genomic interval CGGCCGAACAGTTACAACAATTCATCGGCGTTATCAGAAAGACGGCTGGTGAAAAAGAAGCACAGTCTGCAAAATCCGTATTGGATGAAGTATTGAAAAAGAAGTAAAATTAATTATTGAAACAAATGAAAAAATTAACATCAATTGTCGCATTAGCCGTCTCAATGGCAGCTGCCGATACTATAAATGCCCAGTCTACACAAAAAGTAAAGCAAAAAAATTCATATACGCTGGTATATGAGGGTGCCCTTACGAAAAATGAAGATGGCAAAGTGAACATCCATCCGGTGAAATATAAACTGAACGGCATTGAAGTTGCGGCGAATGTTTATACACCTGCAAACTACGATGCATCAAAAAAATACCCGGCAATAGCAGTTGCTCACCCTAACGGTGGTATTAAAGAGCAGACAGCCGGATTATATGCGCAGCGTCTGGCGGAAGCAGGGTATATAACCATTGCTGCCAACGCGGCATACCAGGGAGCTAGCGGCGGGGAGCCGCGTCATACGGACAATCCTAATTACCGTACCGAAGACATTCATGGTATGGCTGACTACATTACACAGTATGCAGGCGTTGATGCAAACCGTCTGGGTGTGCTGGGCATTTGTGGTGGCGGTGGTTACACTTTAAAAGCAGCACAGTCAGACAAACGTTTCAAAGCCGTTGCTACCCTGAGCATGTTCAACTCAGGGGAAGTAAGGCGGAATGGTTTTCAAAATTCGCAATTAAACACCATTCAGGAGCGCTTGAAACAAGCTTCGGACGCCCGTGCGCAGCAGGCAGCGGGTGGAAAAATCATTTACGCAGGTGTGGCTAGTATAACAGACGAAGAAATTGCTAAAACTACCACAGATTTGTATAGGGAAGGCTACGAATACTATTACAGAACGCATGCACACCCAAATTCAACTTTTCTTTACACCATGAGCAGTTTGCAGGATTTGATGACCTGGGATGCTGCCGCGAATATGAATTTGATTAATCAGCCTCTTTTGATGATGGCTGGAAGCAAAGCAGATACGAAATACATGACAGATGAAGCATTTAGTAAAGCAACTAACGCCAAAAATAAAGAGCTTTTTGTCATTGATGGAGCCACCCATATCCAAACTTACTGGAAGCCAGAATATGTATCGCAGGCAGAAAGCAAATTGCTCGGGTTCTATAAAGCGAACCTTTAAGGTTCAATGTGATCAATAAGACATTAAAACAACGTGCGATGAAACCAATAACGTTAAAAAACAGTGTTTTGATATTTTCCGTTGTCTTTAGCGCACTGGGAATAATATCCTGCAACAATGATAACAAGCAGCAGCATGCTTCAACAACAGAAGCGGATACTGCTATGGTATTCCCTAAGGGCAATAAAGTAACGAATGATAACTTTACCGGAACGGTCTGGCTCAACTATCTGGCTGAAAATGACACTACTTACAATGTAAATATTGGTTCAGTGACCTTTGAACCAGGAGCGAGAACCAACTGGCATCTTCATAAAGGTGGACAAATACTCCTGGTGACCAAGGGAAAAGGTCTGTATCAACAGAAAGGTGAACCAATTAAAATCATCAAAGAAGGTGACGTTGTTAAATGTCCGCCCAATATTGAGCATTGGCACGGCGCTACAAAAACAGATGCCATGACGCATATCGCAATTGGCACCAATACAAATATTGGTGGGGCAGTATGGTTAAAGCCCGTTACTGATGAAGAGTTTAGCAAGGTGCCCGAGTGATGTCATCACAACTTAAATGCGTTTTTCCCTGGCTTTAATGCCAGGGTTTTGCCTTTCCAGACAAAGTTGCCCGAAATTTTTTCTGGAAGACTGATCTCGGCATGCATGGCGCCTTGATTTACTTTATAATTAACCATGATTTTCCCATTCGGATGCGGCATTTCTCCACTGATATCACTGATCGAGCCTAAATGTGGCGTAATTAATACTTTTGAGAAGCCGGCCGCACCACTGTTAATCCCCAGGACGATACGGAAAAATTCAATGTTTGGACTTGATCCCCAGGCGTGGCAGTCCGACCTGGAAGTATTTACATCTGAGGTTTCTGCCCAGGTAGTAAGTCCCAGGTTCATGTTCTCACGCCATTTGCCCAGCCAACTCATATAGTCATCACCCAGTCCAGCTTCTGTAAGAGCCTGATGTAGATAAAATTTGAAGTAAATTGATGCTGGTGCAAGGCTGGTATCAGCAAGCATTTTTATAGCCAGAGGTTTTGCCTGCTCTTTGCCAACAACGCCTGAAAGAATTGCCAGTGAGTTAGCATGCTGTGAATAGTTGTCCTTTTCAGGTGTGTTTGCAAAAAGGCCTTTACCAGCATCCCAGTACTTAGCCTGAATGGTTTTTTTCAATTGTGCGGCGCGGCTTGTGTAATGGGCTGCCAAATCTTTCAGTCCTAAACTGCTTTCAAGTTCAGCCGCCAGTTGGTAAGTCCAAAGCAGCTGCATATCCAGTACCGCAGATTCTCCGTTTTTTCCGATTGGTGCCATTCCAAAGTTCCAGCCTTTTCCCTGCGACCAGTCTGTAAAAACCCAATAGGGTACATCTTTCAAAGAGCCATCTGCTTGCTGATAACGTTCAAAAAAGGAGATCACCTGTCTTGCTCCCGGAAGCTTATCTTTGATAAACAGACTGTCCGGACGGTATTTGTAATAATCATGCAGCATCGCTACCCACCATAATGAGAATGTTGGTATCTGCTGATGCAGGTCTGTGGGATAGCGGCTTAGCGTGATTCCTTCGGCAATGCGCGAGTGATCCATTAGTGTAAGCGCATTCCGGACCAGCCGATCGTCACCGGCATTATACATGGAAACCAATGCCTGTATCCTGGCATCGCCGATATACTGTAACTGCTCATAGTATGGACAATCCATATAAGTTTCAAAAGCACATAATCTTGCAGTTCGCCATCCGATATCCAGCATCTTTCCCATTTCTGCATTCTGGGTTTGAAGCTTTGCTTTCTGCTCGAATGGATAGCCGGTGAAAGTGCCGTAAATATCATCGATGACAAGCGGTTCTGCTTTTGTTGTGACACTCAGTTGTATATAGCGGTAAGTCCGCCAGCTCAGCGGTGTGAATTGCTGGTTGACTGCTCCATTTGAAAGTATACTATCAGCCCTGCCAATAAAGATCTTTTCATCGGTTTCGTTACGATTGCCTTTGGAAAGCATAGGAAGTCTCGGACTATTTAATACTTCCTTTTTTCCTACATAAAGACCTTCTGCATAACCTATTGATATTCCAGCGCCTTTACCACTGCTGAATTCCAGTGTTGGATAAGCATTGGTTAAAAATCCCTGGTCCAGTAAAATGGTCGTTTTCGTATTGGCTGGAATGGTGACGCTGGTTTTGGCAGCAGGAAAACCAGCAGGAACCTGCACGCCTTCTGCTTTTCTGGTTGTTGCAAGCCGCTGGACGGTCATATCCATTTGTGGTAGCTGCGATTGAACCAGCATCCATCCCGAAGAATTTACAGCTGCATCTTTTGTTGTGCCCGGACCTATCAGACGCGCTTTTACCCATTTGTTGTCGTCATAATCTGCTTTCTCCCAGCCGCTGACATGTGTGTTCATATCCACCCGCTCAGCCGGACCCGCCACATAATAACCTGGAACCTTTACTGAAATCGGCTGATAACTTTCATCCTTAATCGTTTTCCAGGTGTCGTTTGTGTTTAGTATATCTTCGGCAGCAGTATTTCCCTGCAGAATAAATCCGGTCAGATACGAAATCTGGGATTCAGGTTTTACACGGCCTTCATTCCAGACCACAGCGGCAATAGTATTACTTCCGGCCTGTAAGTAAGAAGCAATATTAACCGTTTCAAAATTCCAGAAATACAGATCTCCCCTTGCCGGACCTTGTGAAACATGTTTACCATTTACAAAAAGCTTATACCGGTTATCACCCGAAACATGTATAATAAAGGAAGAAGGTTTTGCTGTTAGCTCGATAGTTTTTCTAAACTTGAATACGCCGTACTCTTTCAATGTCAAATCCGAAGAAGCATTAAAACGGTTGATAGGCATGCCTGGCCCGGTGATCCACTGCGCTTTCCACGGCTTTTGCAAAAGATCTGAACTCAGCTGCTGCGCTGCAAGGGGCTGGAACAAAAAGTGTGTCATTATCAAAAAGGAAGCCACAGCGACGCAGAATATATTTGGTCTCATGTATAGGTATTAACGGGATTGTTTTAAAATAAGTAAAGAACCATTGGTTTATACTTTGCCGATCGATCTCCACATTTCAAGCTCTTCTGTGAACCGGTTATGGATTACTTCGCATTTTGTATCGATGCGCATTGTCGGCCTGTCTTTCAGGTTGTAGGCAGGCCATTCTGGTACGTCTTTGGCAGCTGGTTTTCCTGTCCTTGCAAAGGTTGTCCAAAGCTCAGCGAAATGATGCGAGGCCTCAAACCGCTCCGGTTTGTTCCCTCCGAAGAAACTTTCCTTTGGCTGGGAGCCATCCCTGGGTGGAATTTCATTATTGAATTTGAATGAAATATCCATGGCATGTGGTGTACCCATGGCGTAGTCCGTTCCCGGTATTTTTTTCTCTGATTTGTAACCAAAATTATATAAATAAACCGGTGCACCGTTCTGTTTTGCCTTTTTCTCTGCAATATCCACTGAGCCAAGTCCCATCATGGAGATTGATGAAATTGCTACAAAAATATCGGGTGCGGAGGCATCAGGCCTTGCTTTCCGGTAGGTTTCAATCATTTTTCTGGTATCCTGGCCGTATTTAGGTTCCAGCTTCTTTTGTAAACCATCAAAATCCAGTTTAAAAGGTTCAGTGTCTTTTCGTTCCCAGGCAAAGAAAGTGTATTCGTCTTCATTCCATCCGACCAATAGTGGCTTATTCCTGGATATTTCAGGCGCAGAAGGCTCAAACGGATGATGTGGAAGGACTTTTCCATCTACGACCGGACCGAAACCACCAGCATTACGCTGCATAACTCCTTTATTGTTATTCTTTTCACTAAACGGCGCTACAGAAGGTAACTTACCCTGCATAACAAGCAGATCCGCAGCAGGTACATCCAGTAATTTTCTCCAGTCTTTAGGCGAAATATTCAGCTCTCTCAAAAGCATCGCCGTAGTTTCAGCCGCTGCTTCTTTAGTACTCATCCGTACACCCGGACCGCTTTCAATAGATGCCTTATTGAAGTATGGCGCAGCCGCTGGCATTGCATACAAACAAGATGTTTTGGCTCCCCCACCCGACTCACCAAAAATCATCACATTATTAGGATCTCCGCCAAATTGGGCAATATTTTGGCTCACCCATTTTAAGCCATCAGCAATGTCAAGTATGCCCATATTACCAGAACCTGCATAGTCTGCACCAGCGATTTCATCAAGATAAAGAAAACCCAGCAATCCCAGACGATGATTGGTCTGCACCACAACTACATCAAAATTTCGCGCCAGATTTGATCCATCCTGCCCTGGCGAGGCTCCGGATCCAATCACAAATCCACCACCATGGCTATAAAACATGACCGGGCGCTTTTTGTTGTCATTTGCAGGAGTCCAGACATTCAGAAACAGACAATCTTCGGAAGGTGCCGGCTCATTCCGGCGCGGCGATTGAATAGCAGGTGCACCAAACTGAGTGGCATCCCTTACACCTGTCCAGGGCTGTAAAGGAGCAGGACGGCGGAATCTTCTATCTCCTGAAATTTTGCCGCCATAAGGTATTCCTTTAAATATATTAACGCCCTCATTGCGAATGCCCCGCACTTTGCCGGGTGCAATTTCAACATCAACAAATTCACCTGATCTTCCTGACGTTGAAAAACCAAGCGCAGGCAATGTAACTGCCAAGGTCGCTAATGATAAAAACTGTTTTCTATTCATAGTACATATAATGCTTAGTAATATTTTTCAAACGTTAAATCGTCCGGATTCAATGGGAAGCAATAATACAAGATAATCATGTAAAAGTCTGATTGTATTTTCTTTCCGTCTGATAAGTATTTCTTATCAGGTATTGTCTTGATCAATAGACGAATCAAAAAGCAAAATGGAACTACGTCAGTTAAAATATTTTATAGGAGTTGCCGAGGAACTGCACTTCGGCAATGCGGCCAGGCACCTGTTTATTTCACAACCTGCATTGAGTCAGCAAATCAGGCTATTAGAAGCAGACTTAGGCGTGGAGTTGTTTGTAGGAATATCTCGTACTAAGCTACATAAGGTGGAGCTAACCGAAGCGGGTAAAGTCTTTCTTCTTGATGCTAAACACATCCTGCAATTGACTGACAAGGCAGTTCGTAGCGCCCGCCAGGTCGGGGCAAAACAGCAAGTAATTAATTTAGGAGTTTTTAAACTTATACTTCCAGAGCGGGTTATGGGTATGCTCGAGCTCTTCTCAGCCCATTTCCCATTAGTAGAAATCAAGCTGGTGGAACTTCCTAACCCGGTTCAGGTACAGACAAGCATCGCAAACGATCAGATTGACTTGGGCCTGAGCGTACTTCCACTCGTTTGTGAAGGACTTATAGCAACACAGTACACTCAAGCCGATTACACAATACTAATTAACAAAGATCATCACTTGGCTGGCGTGAAAGCAGTTATGCTAACTCAATTAAAAAAAGAAAAGTGGATTGATCACGGGCCAGAGGCTGGCCTATTTTACGGACAGCTGGAAGAAGTTTGCCGTCAGGCCGGATTTCACAGAGAAAGTAACATTGCACAATATGTACCATCCTTTGACTTGTTAAAAAGTATGGTAAGGTCAGGTAAAGGAATTGCTTTTATTCCCGCTTCTCTGGACTTGAGGCAGGAGCCTAATCTTGTCTCCATGCCTATCATTAATGCCAATGGGACACCATTTAAAGAGATTGTGATTAAGCACGTTCTGATCCATAAATCCGAACAGCCATCACCACTGGTACAAGCATTGAGTGGATTACTAAAATTACAAATTCGTCAAAACTTTTAATGCCAGTTTTAATTTATGAAGAGTGCTTTAATGATCTTTTTCAAAAATTAGAAAAGTACATTTTAACCCGGTTGCTGATGAAGTTTAATGAAACATCAACACTACTGGAAGTCTTCTGGCCTAGATAATACATTCATTTACGAATGTTTCCAAAGTACGATTATACCACGGTATAAATGAACTGGTGTAAATCTAAAGGATATATAGAAAAACTCAATTTTCCAGAAAACCATTTTCTTCGTACACAGTTTTAATCACTTTTGAAAAACGTACTTCTTATTTTCGCACCGACCTCTTCAAAGTTACATCTGTTGAAAGATTGACGTCATATTAGCATTCCCTGTCCAATTGTGACTTTAGTAGAAAAGCAGGTAGGCAAATAGTGTTCTAAACATTTCCATTATAATTACTCATATAGTAAGATCTGCAATTTTATTCAAATCCTCCATAAACTGGTTCGACAACAGTTCGGCTCCGGGTACATTTAAAGAGCGTAAATGATTGTTTATCAATTATTTACGCTCTTTTTAATTTAAAACGTTAACACTATGATTAACACTTTTTAAGTTCTTCTATTTTTATCTGTTAATCATTCCAGTCAAATATTAATCGGGAAGTAATATCATCAGTTGTGTAGCATCTTTCCTTTATC from Dyadobacter sp. NIV53 carries:
- a CDS encoding carboxylesterase/lipase family protein; translated protein: MNRKQFLSLATLAVTLPALGFSTSGRSGEFVDVEIAPGKVRGIRNEGVNIFKGIPYGGKISGDRRFRRPAPLQPWTGVRDATQFGAPAIQSPRRNEPAPSEDCLFLNVWTPANDNKKRPVMFYSHGGGFVIGSGASPGQDGSNLARNFDVVVVQTNHRLGLLGFLYLDEIAGADYAGSGNMGILDIADGLKWVSQNIAQFGGDPNNVMIFGESGGGAKTSCLYAMPAAAPYFNKASIESGPGVRMSTKEAAAETTAMLLRELNISPKDWRKLLDVPAADLLVMQGKLPSVAPFSEKNNNKGVMQRNAGGFGPVVDGKVLPHHPFEPSAPEISRNKPLLVGWNEDEYTFFAWERKDTEPFKLDFDGLQKKLEPKYGQDTRKMIETYRKARPDASAPDIFVAISSISMMGLGSVDIAEKKAKQNGAPVYLYNFGYKSEKKIPGTDYAMGTPHAMDISFKFNNEIPPRDGSQPKESFFGGNKPERFEASHHFAELWTTFARTGKPAAKDVPEWPAYNLKDRPTMRIDTKCEVIHNRFTEELEMWRSIGKV
- a CDS encoding LysR family transcriptional regulator; this encodes MELRQLKYFIGVAEELHFGNAARHLFISQPALSQQIRLLEADLGVELFVGISRTKLHKVELTEAGKVFLLDAKHILQLTDKAVRSARQVGAKQQVINLGVFKLILPERVMGMLELFSAHFPLVEIKLVELPNPVQVQTSIANDQIDLGLSVLPLVCEGLIATQYTQADYTILINKDHHLAGVKAVMLTQLKKEKWIDHGPEAGLFYGQLEEVCRQAGFHRESNIAQYVPSFDLLKSMVRSGKGIAFIPASLDLRQEPNLVSMPIINANGTPFKEIVIKHVLIHKSEQPSPLVQALSGLLKLQIRQNF
- a CDS encoding cupin domain-containing protein; this encodes MKPITLKNSVLIFSVVFSALGIISCNNDNKQQHASTTEADTAMVFPKGNKVTNDNFTGTVWLNYLAENDTTYNVNIGSVTFEPGARTNWHLHKGGQILLVTKGKGLYQQKGEPIKIIKEGDVVKCPPNIEHWHGATKTDAMTHIAIGTNTNIGGAVWLKPVTDEEFSKVPE
- a CDS encoding alpha/beta hydrolase, with protein sequence MKKLTSIVALAVSMAAADTINAQSTQKVKQKNSYTLVYEGALTKNEDGKVNIHPVKYKLNGIEVAANVYTPANYDASKKYPAIAVAHPNGGIKEQTAGLYAQRLAEAGYITIAANAAYQGASGGEPRHTDNPNYRTEDIHGMADYITQYAGVDANRLGVLGICGGGGYTLKAAQSDKRFKAVATLSMFNSGEVRRNGFQNSQLNTIQERLKQASDARAQQAAGGKIIYAGVASITDEEIAKTTTDLYREGYEYYYRTHAHPNSTFLYTMSSLQDLMTWDAAANMNLINQPLLMMAGSKADTKYMTDEAFSKATNAKNKELFVIDGATHIQTYWKPEYVSQAESKLLGFYKANL
- a CDS encoding alpha-L-rhamnosidase C-terminal domain-containing protein; this translates as MRPNIFCVAVASFLIMTHFLFQPLAAQQLSSDLLQKPWKAQWITGPGMPINRFNASSDLTLKEYGVFKFRKTIELTAKPSSFIIHVSGDNRYKLFVNGKHVSQGPARGDLYFWNFETVNIASYLQAGSNTIAAVVWNEGRVKPESQISYLTGFILQGNTAAEDILNTNDTWKTIKDESYQPISVKVPGYYVAGPAERVDMNTHVSGWEKADYDDNKWVKARLIGPGTTKDAAVNSSGWMLVQSQLPQMDMTVQRLATTRKAEGVQVPAGFPAAKTSVTIPANTKTTILLDQGFLTNAYPTLEFSSGKGAGISIGYAEGLYVGKKEVLNSPRLPMLSKGNRNETDEKIFIGRADSILSNGAVNQQFTPLSWRTYRYIQLSVTTKAEPLVIDDIYGTFTGYPFEQKAKLQTQNAEMGKMLDIGWRTARLCAFETYMDCPYYEQLQYIGDARIQALVSMYNAGDDRLVRNALTLMDHSRIAEGITLSRYPTDLHQQIPTFSLWWVAMLHDYYKYRPDSLFIKDKLPGARQVISFFERYQQADGSLKDVPYWVFTDWSQGKGWNFGMAPIGKNGESAVLDMQLLWTYQLAAELESSLGLKDLAAHYTSRAAQLKKTIQAKYWDAGKGLFANTPEKDNYSQHANSLAILSGVVGKEQAKPLAIKMLADTSLAPASIYFKFYLHQALTEAGLGDDYMSWLGKWRENMNLGLTTWAETSDVNTSRSDCHAWGSSPNIEFFRIVLGINSGAAGFSKVLITPHLGSISDISGEMPHPNGKIMVNYKVNQGAMHAEISLPEKISGNFVWKGKTLALKPGKNAFKL